CGAGATGAAACCGCACGAGATCAGATGCATCAGCACCGCGGAGGCCCTCACTCTGCCGCTCAAGCAGCCGCCGTCCATCCGGTCCTTGTCGTCCGGCCCGACCGCGGTGGTCCGGCGGCAGTCGGCCTTGATCAACGCTTCCAGTGTCTCCGGGCTGGATGAGGAAGCCGGCGGCGAGATCTCATCTCTGCTGAGCTCGGCGGCAGGGTTCTCCGTCACCACGGTTTTGAGCTTCTCCTCCCGCTTCTCTTCGCCGATGGGAACTCGCCACCGATGCCACCTGTGCTCCTCGGTCTGGGTAGATGCGTCGGCGGACTTAACGGTGGGTTCGGCCTTCAGGTGGTTCTTGTAGACCTTATACTCGCTCACATCGATGGAGCTCCGAACCGCCTGCTTCGTCACGGAAGAGACGGCGGCATCATCTTGCGCGCATTTGGAGGTCTCCGAAGGCTTCTCGGAGCTGGTGGAGGAAGCGGAGCTTTCCTGGGaaccagaggaggaggaggaagggatgCCGAGGTGGAGAAGCTCCGTTCCTTTGAGCACATACTCGGTGCCATGCACAGGGTGGATGAAGTCGCCTTCCGAGAGATCATGCCACACATACCCATTCTTGTAGCTCCTGATATCGCCGGAAGGCAGGGATTCAACACGATAGGCAAACGCACGAGCAGTAAGATCGTGTGGAATCACATCTCTTACCTTTTGGAAGACCAGGAGTACAACCCAGCCATGGCTGGGCCTCTGAGAACACGGAGACGGTCGACGACGTCTGCAGATGGAGCACGAAGGAGCTCAGGAGATCACAACAGAGATGAAAGAGACGAGGGCTTCTCTACCGTTGCGCTCACCTCTGAGGAAGAGCCCTTCCGAGGAGGAGACGGGGACTTCCATGAAGTGGGGGTGCTCCAAGTGCCCATTCCTCGAGAGGTAGTAAACCACCGCAGCTCTTCTCCCTGTGGTGGCTCTCGCCCTCGCCTCACCCCACACCATTCTCCTCTCTGGGCTCGTCTTCCACTCACTCCTCTGCTTCCAAGAAGGCTCAGCGCTTCCTCTAAAAGCGGCTGCCATTCTCTCTCTGGAGGTGGAACTGAGAGTGGGTATCTGAGGACAACAAGGAGGCAACAAAGTGGACTCATGTGATCACTGCACATAAAGTCGAAGCATTAAAAGGGTGATCTGAAGAGGACATGATGGAAGACAAGGGCTGTGGAATCCCCGAGGAGAGCAGAAAGTTATACCCAAGTCAACCATTGGCAAGCAAAGAATCAACTCCCCTGCGACGTTTAAGCATCTCACACACACTGACAAGGAGAaaactggaggaggaggagggcatgCATGCCATTGCCGATTTCAAAGAAAAGGTAGCGCCAGAATTTGTAGCAGCAGGTGATTGGATTAGTCAACTCTCAAGTGTGCTCTGTTGACCTTAAGCAAAATTGACTTTCTGTTCCTCTGTGTGATCATGATTTTTGAAACTGGGAACAGAGGCAACGGAATCAAACTCGAGATGCATTGTTCTTGTATGAATGTCGGCGTAGATTATGGGTTTTGTATTTGTCTTTTAGGGCTTTCCATAAGCAGTCATGTTGGAACACATGTAAGAGTCTCCCAAAGCCATGTCCATTCTTCCTGGTCATATCATCACCTGCACGATCATTGTGCTGTCATCGTCGTCTCTCCTGTGAATCACATCTATTCAGTCACGCAGTACCAAGGTCATGTCCTTGCTCATATCAATTGTCTACTTGGAACATATTATAATCTTTGCTAATATCAATCTCCTCAGGTGTAGTCTCGGGGACATGGACAAATTGGCCTCAAAAGGTGGACTCCATGTGAACCTGATTTGGAAGTCAATGCAAGTGTTCGGCAGAGTACTTGTCTTAAGTCCTATTTTAAGGGCATCTTACAGCCATTGTATTATTCAAACAAGGAAGAAGACAGCTCCTTATGAAAAGGTAGCAATTCCctcctaatatttttttcattcgcGGGATCAATTATTACTAAGAACAATGGCAAATGAGAAAAACAACAATGTATTTAGTTTGGTTGTCTCAAAGTAAGTAATGATCAAAGATGTTATGATCACAGCGGAAGCCAACAACAGCTAATCTTTCTTGTGGCCTCGGAATGGACTGCCATCCAGTGCAGACTTGGAGAACTTCTCTGAGAGAATCTGATGCAGG
The window above is part of the Musa acuminata AAA Group cultivar baxijiao chromosome BXJ2-6, Cavendish_Baxijiao_AAA, whole genome shotgun sequence genome. Proteins encoded here:
- the LOC135614383 gene encoding protein SOSEKI 5-like translates to MAAAFRGSAEPSWKQRSEWKTSPERRMVWGEARARATTGRRAAVVYYLSRNGHLEHPHFMEVPVSSSEGLFLRDVVDRLRVLRGPAMAGLYSWSSKRSYKNGYVWHDLSEGDFIHPVHGTEYVLKGTELLHLGIPSSSSSGSQESSASSTSSEKPSETSKCAQDDAAVSSVTKQAVRSSIDVSEYKVYKNHLKAEPTVKSADASTQTEEHRWHRWRVPIGEEKREEKLKTVVTENPAAELSRDEISPPASSSSPETLEALIKADCRRTTAVGPDDKDRMDGGCLSGRVRASAVLMHLISCGFISVKANGLSLMPQDMGRLGRAASMGRIPSSRAIKLEDKEYFSGSLVETDKMVGEGEGGELPSLKRSSSDNADRGSKMDLGKQVEEDARTRCVPRKPKTRKERKP